A stretch of DNA from Pseudanabaena sp. BC1403:
ATGTATTGCGAGTGATTCGCCAAGACCACAATATCCGCTTAGACAAAGTTCGCACCGCCCTTGACTACATCGAACGTGAATTTGCCACCCCACATCCCCTCGCAAGCATTGACTTCCAGACCGACGGCGTAAACCTCTTTGTCGAATCCGTAGGAAAACTGATTAACGCCTCCGAAAATGGACAGTTAGCCATGCGTCAAACTCTTAATCAACTCCTCAAACGCATCGAATACGATCGCCAAGTTGCCATTCGCCTATTCCCCAACCTGCGCCCCAATCAATCCGATAGTCCAAAACTTCTCGTCTTCGATCCCGCCGTATCCTTTGGGCGTTTAGCGATCGCTGATACAGGCATTCCCACATCCATTGTTGCCGAACGCTATCGAGCAGGAGATTCTATAGATTTACTGGCTGAAGACTACGGCTGCACAAGACTCCAAATCGAAGAAGCGATCCGCTACGAACTCCCTCCTCAAATTGCGTGAACAAGAAAAATACCGATAAGCCTATCTTTTTTGTAGATAGAGCCTTAGGCAAAAATTTAGTCAAAATCCTACGCAACGCAGGCGCAAATGCTGAAGCGCATATCGATCATTTTGCCCCCAATTCTCCAGATGTCGAATGGTTGTCAGAAGTCAGCCGTAGAGGATGGATTGTCTTGACTAAAGATGCCAATCTGGGACGTACGCCCTCTGAGCAAATAGAGATCGCTAGTTCTAAGGCAAGAGTTTTTGTTTTAGCGATCGGCGATGCCAGTGGTGAAGAAATGTCACAAACTTTTATTCAGGCTCTAGACAGCATCGAGAGATTCATCAAGGGAAATCAATCCCCTTTCATCGC
This window harbors:
- a CDS encoding DUF433 domain-containing protein translates to MTNATKLQNLPAYTVADAARYLRIPSGTLQAWLHGRTYNTKDGQQFSAPLIQRPSTEFSQLSFINLVEAHVLRVIRQDHNIRLDKVRTALDYIEREFATPHPLASIDFQTDGVNLFVESVGKLINASENGQLAMRQTLNQLLKRIEYDRQVAIRLFPNLRPNQSDSPKLLVFDPAVSFGRLAIADTGIPTSIVAERYRAGDSIDLLAEDYGCTRLQIEEAIRYELPPQIA